Part of the Portunus trituberculatus isolate SZX2019 chromosome 46, ASM1759143v1, whole genome shotgun sequence genome, CTCCCAGGAATGCTCACCACTCACAGACACCCCACCATCACCCTTGTCAAGCACCTGGCCAGTATTCTaactcacctccaccttctcgaccctcctctccaccccagAACTCCACCAGTCCTACAGCCACTGCCAGTACTTCTTCCTCTGCATCTGAGTTCCTCCCCAGCATCCTCGACCTCATTTGGCATGGCTACCACCTGTACCGGAAAGGAGTGTCTTTCCcggacatcatcaccaccctctGGCCCTCTGTCTCCACAATCCTGACTACTCTCTTCCCGTAATGGCCCTCTCCTTTATGTTGTGGAACGCCCGATCCCTTCTCCGCAAAACGCAGGAACTACAAACCCATTTAGGCGACACCCTCCCGTCTGTGGTCGGCATATGCGAGACCTGGCTTccccctcatctttccctctcctttccgggATACAACATCATCCGCAAAGATCGTGGtcaaggacgtggaggaggagtccTTCTCGCCATCCACGACTCCCTCATCTCATcgcctctccctatccctcagTCTCAAGATGGGCATCTGGAGGTTGTTGCTGCTAAGGTTGGACTCAGTGGTGGCTGGCTCATGGTGGCAGTCTGCTATAATCCTGGGGGTGCAGCTGGCCACCGAGAGTTTATTTGCTACTTCTCCACCCTGCAGCCTCCAGTGCTTATAATGGGGGACTTTAATGCCCATCATACATGTTGGGACttgccacctcaccaccacaacacctctgGCAATGCTCTCTTCCAAGCCTTGCTAGATCTAACACGTGTATCCCTCCTCAGCCCTCCCGGACTAGCGACCAGGTTTCATCCTCATACTGGTGCCGCCTCGGTGCTTGACCTGTTCCTTGGAGACCCTACCTTCAAGGATTCCACCTTCCGCACTGGACCTTACATGGGCAGcgaccacctccctctcctcgcctccctcccacaAGTCTCCCCACAGCCCCAACCTGGCTGCATGCCCCGCTGGAGGCTCAATTCTTCTGGCTGGCCCCAGTACGTGGCTGCGCTTCCCTCCTCACTGGACACCCAACATCTTCCCCTGGATGAAGCCGCAACAACCATTGCTGGGGTGCTGTCCGAGGCTGGCACAGCTGCCTTCCCACTCATCACCCGTCGTCGTCCACGCCGCCCTGGGAAGCCCTGGTGGGATGCAGCCTGTGCGCAGGCAGTACAGGACCGTCGCCAGGCTTGGAATCAGTGGCGTAGGACCCCCACTATCCAGGCTGGCCGTGCTTACCGCCGCCTGGACGCCATCTGTGCCAAGACCATCCTCAAGGCAAAGCGGAATGCATGGGACCTGCACtgctccactctctccttccgcTCCTCTCCCAAGCGTACCATGTCCTTTCTCCGCTCCATGGAGGGCAAGTTGGTATCTCAGAACATCCCATTTTCTGATGATGATTCTACCCCACTGGCTGACCctgaaaaagcaaaaatctTGTCAGAACACTTCCACCTCAAGATtggtttacctcctcctcttcgtccgccTCCAACCCTTACTTCAGTTATTGAAACTGCCGTCTCCTCTCCAGCTCTCCCATCCCTTGCTCAACCATTCAAGCCTCATGAACTCTCCTCAGCCTTAGCTACACTAAAACCCGGTAAGGCGCCAGGCCTTGATAAAGTCCCATACGACTTCATCcgccacctcaccccacccctaCGTGCCTGCCTCCTACAACTATACAACAGCAGCTGGCAATCAGGGCAGTTTCCATCCACCTGGAAACCCGCCATCCTCATCCCCATCCACAAGCCTGGAAAGGAccctacactcccctcagcatACAGGCCCATCAGCCTCCTCTCCTGCATCGGGAAGCTGCTGGAGAGGTTAGTCAACACCCGCCTCACCTGGTGGTTAGAAGCTAACAACAAGCTAGCAGAGGAGCAATGTGGCTTCCGCCCTCACCGGAGTACCCTGGATGTGCTGGGGCAAATTGAGTATCACATCTGTGACACTTACCGCCAGCGTCAAGTCATGACGGCCCTCTTCCTTGACCTGGAGGAGCATTTGATTCGGCACCACATGAGGGTATCCTGTACAAGCTGGCACTCATGGGCATCACTGGCACCACCCTTGCCTGGGTGCGCGACTTCCTCACCGGTCGCTCATTCCAAGTGGCCGTTGGTGCATCACTGTCACCTTCCCAAGGAATTCATCATGGCGTCTCTCAGGGATCCATTCTCAGCCCCCTTCTGTTCAATGTTCTTCTCTCTGACCTACAGGTTCCTACCCactctcaccttctcctctatgctgatgacattacCATCGTCAGTCGAGCACCCACACTTTCCGAGGCTCAGGACCACCTGCAGGAGGCTGCCACTGCCTTGGGTGCATGGATGACAACCTGGGGGCTACAAGTTACTGCCTCAAAGAGCTCTATCATGTGTTTCACCATGAGAAAGCTTCCAACTCCACCTACCGTCACCTTAAGTGGGCAGGCTGTTCCATACTCaacctcacacaccctcctcgGACTGTGGCTGGATGGCCCTCGCCTCTCCTGGGTGAATCACATCAGTTATCTCCGCACCTCCTGCAACAAACGCCTGGATGTGATGAAGTGAATAGCTGGCATCCGCTGGGGAGCCAGTCGtgacctgctcctccactaCAATAAGACCACCATCAGGGCCAAAATGCAGTATGCCAGCTGCTTTTATGGGTCAGCTGCCTACTCCAACCTCCTCAAGCTTGACCCCATTCAGAACGCTGCTTTGAGGATCTCTATGGGGGCCATGAGATCCTCCCCAGTTGTTTCTCTACAAGCAGAGAGTGGTATTCCTCCACTGTCCACCCACAGACGGATGACCTTGTGCCAACAATACTACAGGATACTGGGCCTGCCTgcttcccatccctctctaccCTCCACTCCAACTCAGGGGTGGATCAGCAAGCTCCTGTATGGCTCCCCGCTGCCCGTCAGCCACTAATAGTGCGTGCCCTGCTCAGCCTAACCATtctccacttaccaccaccacctccacagcctgtcaacccctactcaccttttccttcatggCTGGACGTCTCCCATAATTTTGCTCTCCACGTTCCTGGGCTTCCTCCCAAACCATCTGTGAGTGGATTAGCAGCAGCCCACTTCCAACAGCTGGACCGGtccatttatcaccaccacctcaagatCTACACGGACGGCTCCAGAGATGCCTCCCTGCCCTCCTCGGCAGCAGCTATATATGACGCCAGTACAGCTATCTGTAAGACATGGAGGCTTCCTGAGTACACAGATGTCCTTACCACGGAGCTCTTTGCCCTTCTCCAGGCCCTCATCTACCTCCGCACCTCTCACCCGAAGTCCATGGTGGTAATTTACACCGACTcccgctcatctctctctctcctcttgtcccGGCAGCCATCCTCCGTCACAATCCTCGTCCACTCCATCCAGAgcaccttcctccatctcctgaataCTGGCTGGGATATCACCTTCCAGTGGGTGCCTTCCCACAGCGGCATCCGGGGGAATGAGGTGGTGGATGCTGCTGCCAAGATGGCCTTAACCCATGTAAACATTACTCCCCTACCCCTCCAGCTTCATTCTGCCAAACGGCTCATATCTCGCCTCTGCCACTCATCCTGGGACTCTTCACTCAACAACGCACTCTAAGTCACCTCTATGTGCCTCTACCGTAGCTACTCATCTCCACAGCCTTGGGTCAGGAAACAGTCCCGCATCCTAGATGTAGCACTCACCCGCCTCCGTCTGGGCCACACAGCACCTGCGTCTTCCTGAAGAAGTGTGGACAACTACCCCGCCAGTGATCACCTCACAGGCCACCACCAATGGGTCGGGCTCATAGGATCTGTGAGACCGTCGAagcccgaaaacaacaacaacaaccaataaGTAAATCAGCGCTCAGAGGAGGGATAATGCTGCACCAGGTAAGATAATTTTGAGGCATTTATATTGTTTGTAATAGTGAAAGAAGCAATCTTATTATTTACGGCCTGAAATTTAGCAAAGATAGGCAATCATGCACCATTTGGGTAAAATTCTAGTTTCTGCCCATACTCCACCAACAAActtggggacaggtgggaatgcggGGTTTTGGGTGGGGTACATAAAAATGCGTATTTTTTgcgtaaaatggaaaaattccCATTAAAAAGTCTACGGAATTTTCATTACAAGTTTACTAATTTTACTAATTTCGGTAATTCTTTACAATACATCCGTCCCCCTATTCTCTACCCACACCCCCCTAACCcctccaacaagcttgggggcctgtggggaatcgtCATTGGACAGAAGAACTATAGACAatataagaatcctattcaccagttacccacaaaccccagctataaacaaatgcaagtcagtgtattGCTAttttccgagtgtgatggagctccgtgtCTTGTTGGCGTCATCAACGTCATGAAACTTGTAATGAACATTCCGTAGACTTTTTAA contains:
- the LOC123519726 gene encoding uncharacterized protein LOC123519726 gives rise to the protein MQYASCFYGSAAYSNLLKLDPIQNAALRISMGAMRSSPTDDLVPTILQDTGPACFPSLSTLHSNSGVDQQAPVWLPAARQPLIVRALLSLTILHLPPPPPQPVNPYSPFPSWLDVSHNFALHVPGLPPKPSVSGLAAAHFQQLDRSIYHHHLKIYTDGSRDASLPSSAAAIYDASTAICKTWRLPEYTDVLTTELFALLQALIYLRTSHPKSMVVIYTDSRSSLSLLLSRQPSSVTILVHSIQSTFLHLLNTGWDITFQWVPSHSGIRGNEVVDAAAKMALTHVNITPLPLQLHSAKRLISRLCHSSWDSSLNNAL